In Pseudomonas sp. Leaf58, one DNA window encodes the following:
- the galE gene encoding UDP-glucose 4-epimerase GalE, which yields MKFLVVGGAGYIGSHMVKHLLGAGHEVVVADLVSPGPGIQWAKLDIADEAALDVLFGVCHFDAVFHFASFIQVGESVSVPGKYYQNNVAATLTLLQAMVNAGIKRLVFSSSAAVYGNPHYVPIDEAHDKEPINPYGLSKWMVEQILEDFDRAYGLKSVCLRYFNAAGADPQGQLGERHDPETHLIPLILQAASGRREAVTVFGRDYDTPDGTCIRDYVHVADLAAAHALAVEYLLAGGERAAFNLGNGLGFSVQQVIDTARAVTGRQIHALDAPRRAGDPPRLVADASKAMRVLGWRPEFASLEQIVRHAWQWELQYPWVMRQG from the coding sequence ATGAAGTTTTTGGTTGTAGGCGGCGCAGGCTACATTGGCTCACACATGGTCAAGCACCTGCTGGGTGCCGGCCATGAGGTGGTGGTGGCGGACCTGGTCTCGCCCGGCCCCGGCATCCAGTGGGCCAAATTGGACATCGCCGACGAGGCTGCCCTGGATGTACTGTTTGGCGTTTGCCACTTCGATGCCGTATTCCACTTTGCCTCGTTCATCCAGGTGGGCGAATCGGTCAGCGTGCCCGGCAAGTACTACCAAAACAATGTCGCGGCCACGCTTACTCTCCTGCAGGCCATGGTCAATGCGGGTATCAAACGGCTGGTGTTTTCTTCCAGCGCTGCCGTTTACGGTAACCCGCACTATGTGCCTATCGACGAAGCGCATGACAAAGAGCCAATCAACCCTTATGGGTTGAGCAAATGGATGGTCGAGCAGATTCTCGAAGACTTCGACCGGGCCTATGGCTTGAAGTCAGTATGCCTGCGCTACTTCAATGCGGCGGGTGCAGACCCGCAAGGCCAACTGGGCGAGCGGCATGACCCAGAAACCCACTTGATCCCCCTGATCCTGCAGGCCGCTTCGGGACGGCGCGAGGCGGTGACGGTGTTTGGCCGCGACTACGACACGCCCGATGGCACCTGTATACGCGACTACGTGCACGTAGCGGATTTGGCTGCGGCCCATGCGCTGGCGGTGGAGTACCTGTTGGCAGGTGGCGAACGTGCCGCGTTCAACCTAGGCAATGGCTTGGGCTTTTCGGTGCAACAGGTGATCGATACGGCCAGGGCGGTGACCGGCCGGCAAATCCATGCGCTCGATGCCCCACGCCGCGCCGGCGACCCGCCCAGGCTGGTGGCAGACGCCAGCAAGGCCATGCGGGTGCTGGGCTGGCGGCCAGAATTTGCCTCACTGGAGCAGATTGTGCGGCATGCCTGGCAATGGGAGTTGCAGTATCCGTGGGTGATGCGCCAAGGCTGA
- a CDS encoding Wzz/FepE/Etk N-terminal domain-containing protein: MKSDYELSLRDYIAIIKDRALLLGGSIVVILAATVAVAVTVPPIYQSTGTILVESQQISPELVSTNNTSFADERIEVIRQRVMTRENLLRIIDKYNLFADKRFSESDKIEHMRTAVVVETLTTYVRGRGEATVAFNVSFEHKQPEVAKEVADELVTLFLNENLRQRTERANETTEFLTQEANKLGAELASLENQLADFKQAHANALPEHQTLRMNMLSRSELEFREVDRDYKAAQEELRYLELELSAANAGLATKAADGGRPASVDQPQDLPSLKAEYARLLSRYKEAHPDVLAVKRRIQALEAGGNRTAAVSTVSLDVARVRAKISAAQERIASLAEQKRELTRKMEGYETEILEAPQVERGLVTLMRDHDNARKKYEEIRAKEMGAKITESLEQENKAERFVLLEPPLMPEKPIKPNRKKIAALGLVLAPAGGGALVMLLEMFNQRIRGVGALENLLGKRVLAAVPYIETKADVARRKRWRNGLILAALALAAIMVVLVHVLYMPLDVLLFKVMSRFA; this comes from the coding sequence ATGAAGTCTGACTACGAGCTTTCTCTCAGAGATTACATCGCCATTATCAAGGACAGGGCCCTGTTATTAGGGGGAAGCATCGTAGTCATCCTGGCCGCGACCGTGGCTGTCGCTGTAACGGTGCCGCCGATCTACCAGTCGACCGGCACCATCCTGGTGGAATCGCAGCAAATTTCGCCTGAGCTGGTATCGACCAACAACACCAGCTTTGCCGATGAGCGCATCGAGGTGATTCGCCAGCGGGTAATGACCCGCGAGAACCTGCTGCGCATCATTGACAAGTACAACCTGTTCGCCGACAAGCGCTTCAGCGAAAGCGACAAGATCGAGCACATGCGCACTGCCGTGGTGGTCGAGACCCTTACCACCTATGTGCGCGGGCGCGGTGAAGCGACCGTGGCATTCAATGTGTCCTTCGAGCACAAGCAACCGGAAGTGGCCAAGGAAGTCGCCGACGAACTGGTGACGCTGTTCCTCAACGAGAACCTCAGGCAGCGTACCGAACGGGCCAACGAAACCACCGAGTTCCTCACGCAAGAGGCGAACAAGCTGGGGGCTGAGCTGGCCAGCCTGGAAAACCAGCTGGCGGACTTCAAGCAGGCCCATGCCAATGCCTTGCCCGAGCACCAGACCCTGCGCATGAACATGCTGTCGCGCTCGGAACTGGAATTCCGCGAAGTCGACCGAGATTACAAGGCCGCGCAGGAAGAACTGCGTTACCTGGAACTGGAACTGTCCGCGGCCAATGCCGGGCTGGCCACCAAGGCCGCCGATGGTGGCAGACCGGCCAGTGTCGACCAGCCCCAGGACCTGCCCAGCCTGAAGGCCGAGTATGCCCGGTTGCTCAGCCGCTACAAGGAAGCCCACCCCGATGTACTGGCGGTAAAGCGCAGAATCCAGGCGCTCGAAGCCGGTGGCAATCGCACGGCAGCAGTCTCCACGGTCAGCCTTGACGTTGCCCGCGTGCGGGCCAAGATTAGCGCGGCACAGGAGCGCATCGCTTCGCTGGCCGAGCAAAAGCGTGAGTTGACCCGAAAGATGGAAGGCTACGAGACCGAGATCCTCGAGGCGCCGCAGGTCGAGCGCGGCCTGGTGACGCTGATGCGTGACCACGACAACGCGCGCAAGAAGTACGAGGAAATCCGCGCCAAGGAAATGGGCGCGAAGATTACCGAAAGCCTGGAGCAGGAGAACAAGGCTGAGCGCTTCGTGCTGCTGGAGCCACCGCTGATGCCCGAAAAACCGATCAAGCCCAACCGCAAGAAAATCGCCGCGCTGGGCTTGGTGCTGGCACCGGCCGGTGGCGGTGCACTGGTGATGTTGCTGGAAATGTTCAACCAGCGCATTCGCGGTGTCGGGGCTTTGGAAAACCTGCTGGGCAAACGGGTGCTGGCGGCAGTGCCCTACATCGAGACCAAAGCTGACGTGGCCAGACGCAAGCGTTGGCGCAATGGTTTGATCCTGGCGGCACTGGCACTGGCGGCTATCATGGTGGTGCTGGTGCACGTGTTGTACATGCCATTGGATGTGCTGTTGTTCAAAGTCATGTCTCGGTTTGCATAG
- a CDS encoding glycosyltransferase family 2 protein → MANKPVDVMVVNFNTAALLQPMFDALRQADSERLASYLVVDNASADDSVQRLAEVCPQALLLSNKQNVGFGRANNQLLAHLKGKYALLLNTDAFVAADSLQKTLDYMDAHPECGVLGVRLEGRDGDLQPSCRYFPTPLNMFVGRTGLARFFPGLKMVDEMDWDHASVRECDWLPGCFYLVRREVLEQVGLFDPRYFLYYEEVDHCKRVKAAGWKVVFYPHTTVVHIGGESSKSVAELEAASRQISSYQIESELLYFRKHHGAAGLALHMLLVTLGDLVLALKALLKRRGWGAIQACWRHCRATWSLLFKTRYASQPTR, encoded by the coding sequence ATGGCTAACAAACCGGTTGATGTCATGGTGGTCAACTTCAATACCGCTGCCTTGCTGCAGCCGATGTTCGATGCGCTGCGCCAGGCCGACAGCGAACGGTTGGCCAGTTACCTGGTGGTGGATAACGCCTCGGCCGATGACTCGGTGCAGCGCCTGGCCGAGGTATGCCCGCAAGCGCTGCTACTGAGCAACAAGCAAAACGTGGGGTTTGGCCGCGCCAACAACCAACTGCTGGCGCACCTGAAAGGCAAATACGCCTTGCTGCTGAACACCGATGCCTTCGTCGCCGCCGATTCCCTGCAGAAAACCCTCGACTACATGGACGCCCACCCCGAGTGTGGGGTGCTGGGCGTGCGCCTGGAGGGCCGCGACGGCGACCTGCAGCCCAGCTGCCGCTACTTCCCCACGCCGCTCAATATGTTCGTCGGGCGCACCGGGCTGGCGCGCTTCTTCCCGGGTTTGAAGATGGTCGACGAAATGGACTGGGACCATGCTTCGGTGCGCGAGTGCGACTGGCTGCCTGGCTGTTTCTACCTGGTGCGCCGCGAAGTGCTTGAGCAGGTGGGCCTGTTCGACCCGCGCTACTTCCTTTATTACGAGGAGGTCGACCATTGCAAACGGGTGAAGGCGGCAGGCTGGAAGGTGGTGTTCTACCCGCACACCACGGTGGTGCACATTGGCGGGGAAAGCTCCAAGTCGGTGGCCGAACTGGAGGCAGCCAGCCGGCAGATTTCGTCCTACCAGATCGAGAGTGAGTTGCTGTATTTCCGTAAGCACCACGGGGCGGCAGGGCTGGCCCTGCACATGCTGCTGGTCACGTTGGGCGACCTGGTGCTGGCACTCAAGGCGCTGTTGAAACGACGCGGGTGGGGCGCGATACAGGCCTGCTGGCGTCACTGCCGGGCGACGTGGTCACTGCTGTTCAAGACCCGGTACGCCAGCCAACCGACAAGGTAG
- a CDS encoding acyltransferase translates to MKGWIRSAVKHYVQATGRASAFYKKYCNPSGLEWGAYLTRWGGFHSVGSNFYVNLGCNITDPSLVRIGNSVGLSDCTLIGHDGVVLLIEHRFGRHLDSVGFIDIKDNCFIGHGAIVMPRVTIGPESIVAAGAVVTKDVPPGTVYGGNPATFICTTDALIERVEARCQAYPWIDLVRQRQGAYDPEIEPLLMAQRRQYFFGDGNNG, encoded by the coding sequence ATGAAGGGATGGATACGCAGTGCAGTGAAGCATTATGTGCAGGCGACGGGGAGAGCAAGCGCGTTCTACAAGAAGTACTGCAACCCTTCGGGGCTGGAGTGGGGCGCCTACCTGACGCGCTGGGGGGGCTTTCACTCTGTGGGTAGCAACTTCTATGTGAACCTGGGTTGCAACATCACTGACCCGTCACTGGTGCGCATTGGCAACAGCGTCGGCTTGTCCGACTGCACCTTGATCGGCCATGACGGCGTGGTGTTGTTGATCGAGCATCGCTTTGGCAGGCACCTGGACTCGGTCGGTTTCATCGATATCAAGGACAACTGCTTCATAGGCCATGGCGCGATCGTCATGCCTCGGGTCACTATCGGGCCTGAATCGATCGTGGCCGCTGGCGCTGTGGTGACCAAAGACGTGCCGCCCGGCACAGTGTATGGCGGTAACCCGGCTACCTTCATCTGCACCACCGATGCGCTGATCGAGCGGGTGGAAGCACGCTGCCAGGCCTACCCCTGGATCGACCTGGTCAGGCAGCGCCAGGGCGCCTATGACCCCGAGATAGAACCGCTGCTGATGGCGCAAAGGCGTCAGTACTTCTTTGGGGACGGAAACAATGGCTAA
- a CDS encoding cellulase family glycosylhydrolase, translating into MSMNVLTLRRSGIQTLLRVSAIAGLAVLPWASWASEWQVSVDEQNGLPMVTHGGGPVMQAKFDFWAANWSWTGFETTFKVNGPFAYTLQGKNKALDFDLTADIRKEQAQTLSWAFDLDAHSRQAGVMGGGMVFQFDPVAIAGAMGAPQLLPGNRGWSWGKADQGRRIEMRFDPPLANVYFERNNPSELRAFIYKDPINAGRQQIKAVLNITGDIDLGPTPSERFGLADPASWPDDQLDWRTSPVDLSFLNAPEKPAGKRGFVKAVGEQLVFEDNTPVRFWGTNLSAYSLFKSPDEEIRQQAKRLSALGFNLVRLHHHDSPWVSPNVFGDGTLVRDTQQLSAESLRKLDLWVKALKDEGIYIWLDMHVQRALTANDNIDDFNELAKGASHVDLKGYAYVNRSIQQAMKRFAEQYLTHVNPNTGLAYKDEPAIAAVLLTNENDLTQHFGNALLPDKNVPRHSQRYMDAAKAFARQHNLPADLTWRAWEHGPSKLFLNDLEQRFNADMIAHLRSLGVKVPIATTSTWGGNGLSALPALTAGDVIDAHSYGANGQLEKNPLTSDGMIDWLAAAQVVGKPLTVTEWNAEPFPLPDRHSLPLYVAGTASHQGWDAMMQYAYSQQAFNPGWRTADNWHAYNDPAMIATLPAAALLYRRADVKPATTRYVFAPTPATLYNQAITPRNSPLLRTAMEKGQLQIALPQTPELPWLKPAAIPADAQVLQDPGQSLLAADATESVTDTGQLKRNWQQGIYTIDTALTQAATGWLGGRSINLAAIQVQAQTPYASVVVQSLDGQPLGQSRQLLVSLGTRAMPKADYKTPFTVEPLAGTLTIKAPAGLQLFARDAQAQLKPLSAAYQDGAYRITFDGKYMSNWLFLK; encoded by the coding sequence ATGTCTATGAACGTGCTCACCCTGCGCCGCTCAGGTATTCAAACCCTGCTGCGGGTTTCGGCCATTGCTGGCCTGGCCGTGCTGCCGTGGGCCAGCTGGGCCTCGGAATGGCAGGTCAGTGTCGATGAACAGAATGGCCTACCCATGGTGACCCACGGCGGTGGGCCGGTGATGCAAGCTAAGTTCGACTTCTGGGCAGCCAATTGGAGCTGGACGGGCTTCGAAACCACATTCAAGGTCAATGGCCCCTTCGCCTACACGTTGCAGGGCAAGAACAAAGCGCTGGACTTCGACCTAACGGCGGATATCCGCAAGGAGCAGGCGCAAACCCTGAGCTGGGCCTTCGACCTCGACGCCCACAGCCGCCAGGCCGGGGTAATGGGCGGCGGCATGGTGTTCCAGTTCGACCCGGTCGCCATTGCCGGGGCCATGGGCGCCCCACAGTTGCTGCCCGGTAACCGCGGCTGGTCGTGGGGCAAGGCTGACCAGGGCCGGCGCATCGAGATGCGCTTCGACCCACCGCTGGCTAACGTATATTTCGAGCGCAACAACCCGTCCGAACTCCGTGCGTTCATCTACAAGGACCCCATTAACGCAGGCCGGCAGCAGATCAAGGCGGTGCTGAACATTACCGGCGACATCGACCTGGGCCCTACGCCCAGCGAACGCTTCGGCTTGGCCGACCCCGCCAGTTGGCCCGACGATCAACTGGATTGGCGTACCTCACCGGTCGACCTGTCGTTCCTCAATGCCCCGGAAAAACCTGCCGGCAAGCGTGGTTTCGTCAAGGCCGTTGGCGAGCAACTGGTGTTCGAGGACAACACCCCGGTGCGCTTCTGGGGCACTAACTTGTCGGCCTATTCGTTGTTCAAGAGCCCCGACGAAGAGATCCGCCAGCAAGCCAAACGCCTATCGGCACTGGGTTTCAACCTGGTGCGCCTGCACCACCACGACTCGCCCTGGGTCAGCCCGAACGTGTTCGGCGACGGCACCCTGGTGCGCGATACCCAGCAGCTCAGCGCCGAGTCGCTGCGCAAGCTCGACCTGTGGGTCAAGGCACTCAAGGACGAAGGCATCTATATCTGGCTGGACATGCACGTGCAGCGGGCGCTTACCGCCAATGACAACATCGACGATTTCAACGAACTGGCCAAGGGCGCGAGCCACGTCGACCTGAAGGGTTACGCCTATGTGAACCGCAGCATCCAACAGGCGATGAAGCGCTTTGCCGAGCAGTACCTGACCCACGTTAACCCCAACACCGGCCTGGCCTACAAGGACGAGCCGGCCATCGCGGCGGTGTTGCTCACCAACGAAAACGACCTTACCCAGCATTTTGGCAACGCCCTGTTGCCGGACAAGAACGTACCCCGCCACAGCCAGCGGTACATGGATGCGGCCAAGGCCTTCGCCCGGCAGCACAACCTGCCCGCCGACCTTACCTGGCGTGCCTGGGAGCATGGCCCGTCGAAGCTGTTCCTGAATGACCTGGAGCAACGCTTCAACGCCGACATGATCGCGCACCTGCGCAGCCTGGGGGTGAAAGTACCGATCGCCACTACCAGCACCTGGGGTGGCAATGGCCTGAGTGCGCTGCCAGCACTGACCGCAGGCGATGTGATCGATGCCCACAGCTATGGTGCCAATGGCCAGCTGGAGAAAAACCCACTGACCAGCGACGGCATGATCGACTGGCTGGCCGCCGCCCAGGTGGTTGGCAAACCGCTGACCGTTACCGAGTGGAACGCCGAGCCGTTTCCCCTGCCCGACCGCCACTCGCTGCCGCTGTATGTGGCCGGCACCGCCAGCCACCAGGGCTGGGACGCGATGATGCAGTATGCCTACAGCCAGCAGGCCTTCAATCCCGGTTGGCGCACGGCGGATAACTGGCATGCCTACAACGACCCGGCGATGATCGCTACCTTGCCCGCGGCCGCCCTGCTCTATCGCCGTGCGGATGTGAAGCCGGCCACCACCCGCTATGTGTTCGCACCAACGCCAGCCACGCTATACAACCAAGCAATCACCCCGCGCAACTCGCCGCTGCTGCGCACGGCCATGGAAAAAGGCCAACTGCAGATCGCCCTGCCGCAGACACCGGAGCTGCCCTGGCTGAAACCCGCCGCCATCCCGGCCGATGCGCAGGTGCTGCAGGACCCAGGGCAATCACTGCTGGCCGCCGACGCCACAGAATCGGTCACCGACACCGGCCAACTGAAGCGCAACTGGCAACAGGGCATCTACACCATCGACACCGCGCTGACCCAGGCCGCCACCGGCTGGCTGGGTGGCCGCTCGATCAACCTAGCGGCCATCCAGGTGCAGGCACAAACGCCGTACGCCAGCGTCGTGGTGCAAAGCCTGGATGGCCAACCCTTGGGCCAGTCGCGCCAACTGTTGGTGTCGCTGGGTACCCGTGCCATGCCCAAGGCCGATTACAAGACACCGTTCACCGTCGAGCCGCTTGCAGGCACGTTGACCATCAAGGCGCCCGCCGGCCTGCAGCTGTTTGCCCGGGATGCCCAGGCGCAATTGAAGCCGCTGTCAGCGGCCTACCAAGACGGGGCTTACCGTATTACGTTCGATGGCAAGTACATGTCCAACTGGCTGTTCTTGAAATAG
- a CDS encoding CpsD/CapB family tyrosine-protein kinase, which translates to MDRTKPAVGNNLHQVTPGTPQALSPAPGTALAEVPGQFDYVNTKVVSLHAEHLERHRIVAYNKNSHMNGPIDLLRTQVLRIMDENGWRTLAITSPTPEAGKTVLAINLAMSIAHHTTKTALLVDFDLRRPKVGSSLGLPMDQALNEFLTDQAELQDCLVNPTLPRFVVLPTRVPVPLSTETLSSPKVNNLIGELRNRYESRICIFDLPPLLSSDDAITVIPKFDCVLLVVANGMNNKKEIEDCLHHLARVNLVGTVLNKADEQPRTYY; encoded by the coding sequence ATGGACAGGACCAAGCCGGCTGTTGGCAATAATCTTCATCAGGTTACCCCGGGCACCCCACAGGCGCTGTCACCCGCACCGGGTACAGCGCTGGCGGAGGTGCCAGGCCAGTTCGATTACGTGAACACCAAGGTGGTGTCGCTGCACGCCGAGCACCTGGAACGCCACCGTATCGTGGCCTACAACAAGAACTCCCACATGAACGGGCCGATCGACCTGCTGCGCACGCAAGTGCTCAGGATCATGGACGAGAACGGCTGGCGTACCCTTGCGATCACTTCGCCAACGCCTGAAGCGGGCAAGACGGTGCTGGCGATCAATCTGGCCATGAGCATCGCCCACCACACCACCAAGACCGCGTTGCTGGTGGACTTTGACCTGCGTCGGCCCAAGGTCGGCAGCAGCCTGGGCCTGCCCATGGACCAAGCGCTTAACGAGTTTCTGACGGACCAGGCCGAGCTGCAAGACTGCCTGGTCAACCCCACCTTACCCCGGTTCGTGGTGCTGCCGACGCGGGTGCCGGTGCCGTTGTCTACTGAAACGCTGTCGTCGCCCAAGGTGAACAACCTGATCGGCGAACTGCGCAACCGCTACGAGTCGCGCATCTGCATTTTCGATTTGCCGCCATTGCTTAGCTCTGACGATGCGATCACTGTGATACCCAAGTTCGACTGTGTGTTACTGGTGGTGGCCAACGGCATGAACAACAAGAAGGAAATCGAAGATTGCCTGCATCACCTAGCCAGGGTGAATTTGGTCGGTACGGTGTTGAACAAGGCCGACGAGCAGCCACGGACTTATTACTAG
- a CDS encoding O-antigen ligase codes for MPEHFRALIVILFLASVVFLLARRPATDLIPLGDFKRRRNLWFLLTVLAFASHSFWLYLGAGAVILYIAGRREHNPMALFYMLLFLIPPAAVQVPGFGVVNYLVDLNHIRLLTLCVLLPAALALRRQGDNLRFGRTWPDKLLAAALLLMSVLYLRETTLTDTLRQTLYLYVDVFLPYYVASRGLRHISDFKDALLAFVLASFVLALIGVAEYVRHWLLYSALIDAMGVPWSMSGYLSRGGSLRASVTTGQAIALGYVMSVAIGLFLFVQGYVRRPLHRAMGALLLAAGLFAPLSRGPWIGTVVIVVVFIALGKGAVRRLALLAAAGVLALPLLAAVPGGDKVLDLLPFIGNLEKENITYRERLMDNSWIVIQQNPLFGSFDFRNTPEMQSMIQGEGIIDIVNTYINLALRVGLVGLGLFVAFFATVLHGIRKAMHSFPDRDDERRQLGRVLLATLIGILVIIFTVSSISFIPVVYWTVAGVGVAYIQMVRRLHDSQAPELAETGLQPR; via the coding sequence ATGCCTGAACATTTCCGTGCGTTGATCGTCATCCTGTTTTTGGCAAGCGTGGTGTTCCTGCTGGCGCGGCGGCCTGCCACCGACCTGATTCCGCTGGGCGACTTCAAGCGCCGGCGCAATCTGTGGTTCCTGCTCACCGTGCTGGCCTTTGCCTCGCACAGTTTCTGGCTGTACCTGGGCGCAGGCGCCGTCATCCTGTACATCGCCGGGCGCCGCGAGCACAACCCCATGGCGCTGTTTTACATGCTGCTGTTCCTGATCCCGCCGGCTGCGGTACAGGTGCCAGGGTTTGGCGTGGTCAATTACCTGGTCGATCTCAACCATATCCGCCTGCTAACCCTGTGCGTACTGTTGCCGGCGGCCCTTGCCCTGCGCCGGCAAGGCGACAACCTGCGCTTTGGCCGCACTTGGCCCGACAAACTACTGGCGGCGGCGCTGCTGCTGATGAGCGTGCTGTACCTGCGCGAAACCACGCTGACCGACACCCTGCGCCAGACGCTGTACTTGTATGTCGATGTATTCCTGCCGTATTACGTCGCCAGCCGTGGCCTGCGCCACATCAGCGACTTCAAGGACGCCCTGCTGGCCTTCGTCCTTGCTTCCTTCGTGCTGGCCCTGATTGGCGTTGCCGAGTACGTGCGTCACTGGCTGCTGTACAGCGCCCTGATCGACGCCATGGGCGTGCCGTGGAGCATGTCCGGCTACCTCAGCCGTGGCGGTTCGCTGCGCGCCAGCGTCACCACCGGGCAAGCCATTGCGCTGGGCTATGTGATGAGCGTGGCGATTGGTTTGTTCTTGTTCGTCCAGGGTTATGTGCGCCGCCCACTGCACCGGGCGATGGGCGCCCTGCTGCTGGCTGCCGGGTTGTTCGCGCCGCTGTCCCGTGGCCCGTGGATCGGCACCGTGGTCATCGTGGTGGTGTTCATTGCCCTGGGCAAGGGGGCGGTCAGGCGCCTGGCGCTGCTCGCGGCGGCCGGCGTGCTGGCCCTACCCTTGCTGGCCGCCGTGCCTGGTGGTGACAAGGTACTGGACCTGCTGCCGTTCATTGGCAACCTGGAAAAAGAAAACATCACCTACCGCGAACGGCTGATGGACAATTCGTGGATTGTCATCCAGCAAAACCCGCTGTTTGGCTCGTTCGACTTCCGCAACACGCCCGAAATGCAATCGATGATCCAGGGTGAAGGCATCATCGACATCGTCAACACCTATATCAACCTGGCACTGCGGGTTGGGCTGGTCGGCCTCGGCCTGTTCGTGGCGTTCTTCGCCACGGTACTGCACGGCATTCGCAAGGCCATGCACAGCTTCCCCGACAGGGACGACGAACGACGCCAGCTTGGCCGGGTATTACTGGCAACCCTAATCGGTATTCTGGTGATCATCTTTACCGTCAGCAGCATCAGCTTCATCCCGGTGGTGTACTGGACTGTCGCTGGGGTGGGCGTGGCCTATATCCAGATGGTCCGCAGGCTTCACGACAGCCAGGCCCCCGAGCTTGCCGAAACCGGTCTTCAACCCAGGTAA
- a CDS encoding FAD-dependent oxidoreductase, protein MIKDYQQQKALRDDYDVCIIGAGPAGITLGLRLAAAGWNVLLAEGGGREYSPHSQGLYACASTGLELYAEETRLRYLGGTSNHWAGRCRPFTPSDFTIAPPGDLPGWPIPYTEIEGYLPAAMDIVDLPPGADFRAMNTGLNGGDFEPDRFLLSPPTRFAQKYATALEQTKGLDVFINCNCVDLEFDEASGHLAAVVLSDYARNRQRLVARHFILATGAIENARQLLNSESLRAAGVVSKDGLVGGCFMEHLNIDLGTFILKSGQDPEQRQYYTTDEFVAEYKAGKGNITATLLAEVQTYGRTAEVKHFLESLACDMGIASKVEFVAKFSCPGDGVISTMIEQFPNLHSRISLLDEKDQLGVAKVNVNWALTADDRHTIKCIGSELAKQFADMDLGFVKLNDFVYDTSIPLRMAPHAHHMGTTRMAASAQFGVVDANCKVFGTENLYVAGSSIFATGGASNPTMPLLQFAVRLADHLNAKMAAARGAVA, encoded by the coding sequence ATGATCAAGGATTATCAACAGCAGAAGGCACTGCGCGACGATTACGATGTCTGCATCATTGGTGCCGGCCCGGCAGGTATCACCCTGGGCCTGCGCTTGGCTGCCGCCGGCTGGAACGTACTGCTCGCCGAAGGCGGGGGGCGTGAGTACTCGCCGCACTCGCAAGGGTTGTACGCTTGCGCATCCACCGGCCTGGAACTGTATGCCGAGGAGACTCGCCTGCGTTACCTGGGCGGCACCTCCAACCATTGGGCGGGCCGTTGCCGGCCATTCACACCTTCCGATTTCACCATTGCCCCTCCAGGCGACTTGCCGGGCTGGCCTATACCGTACACCGAGATCGAAGGCTACCTGCCGGCGGCCATGGATATTGTCGACCTGCCGCCCGGGGCGGATTTCCGTGCAATGAACACCGGCCTCAACGGCGGCGACTTCGAGCCTGACCGCTTTCTGCTCAGCCCGCCCACGCGTTTCGCGCAAAAATACGCCACGGCGCTGGAACAGACCAAAGGCTTGGATGTGTTCATCAACTGCAACTGCGTGGACCTTGAGTTCGACGAGGCATCCGGCCACCTGGCTGCGGTGGTCCTGTCGGACTACGCGCGCAATCGTCAGCGCCTGGTGGCCAGGCATTTCATCCTGGCCACGGGTGCCATCGAGAATGCCCGGCAACTGCTCAACAGTGAATCGCTACGCGCAGCCGGCGTGGTGAGCAAGGACGGGTTGGTAGGGGGCTGCTTCATGGAGCACCTGAATATCGACTTGGGTACCTTCATTCTCAAGTCCGGGCAGGACCCTGAGCAGCGCCAGTACTACACCACCGATGAGTTCGTCGCCGAGTACAAAGCTGGTAAAGGCAATATCACCGCCACTTTGCTGGCAGAAGTGCAGACTTATGGGCGTACTGCCGAGGTCAAGCATTTTCTCGAGAGCCTCGCGTGCGACATGGGCATCGCCAGCAAGGTGGAATTCGTCGCCAAATTCAGCTGCCCGGGTGACGGCGTGATCAGCACTATGATCGAGCAGTTTCCCAACCTGCACAGCCGTATTTCGCTGCTGGACGAGAAGGATCAACTGGGCGTGGCCAAGGTCAACGTCAATTGGGCGTTGACAGCCGATGACCGCCACACCATCAAGTGCATCGGCAGCGAGCTGGCCAAACAGTTTGCCGACATGGACCTGGGTTTCGTCAAGCTCAACGACTTTGTCTATGACACCTCGATACCGCTGAGAATGGCACCGCATGCCCACCATATGGGTACCACGCGCATGGCGGCCTCGGCGCAGTTCGGCGTAGTCGATGCCAACTGCAAGGTGTTTGGCACCGAAAACCTGTATGTCGCAGGCAGTAGCATCTTCGCCACGGGCGGCGCTTCCAACCCGACCATGCCACTGCTGCAGTTTGCCGTGCGCCTGGCCGACCACCTCAATGCCAAGATGGCCGCGGCCAGGGGGGCAGTGGCGTGA